From a region of the Marasmius oreades isolate 03SP1 chromosome 7, whole genome shotgun sequence genome:
- a CDS encoding uncharacterized protein (CAZy:AA3) yields MTQVNSEPFDIIFAGGGTTACVTAGRLAAADPSLRILILEAGPHVRDNPTHVQPGRFYSNLAAPGKTLTYHVANASQALNGRSPIVPCGRCVGGGSSVNFVMYTRAPASDYDDWEKLGNPGWGSKDLVPLANKVETFQSDGFTNHGTSGPIKVSMGALTTPGPDFLDVAAMYDKDRSAAKDANDFGKCDQYAPWYKYIDGITGKRSDAAHHFIYNQDHNKNLVVQERCRITRVIFDGNKAVGVEYADDRVGRSPDGEAPILKATASRLVVVSAGAFGSPAILERSGIGSKDLLQKLGIPLLAELPGVGENYNDHNLIFTGYYTVPDADTLDDIFHGSEKEVEPYVQQWKEEGKGLMAHNGIDAGIKIRPTDKDLKELGPSFKQRWEDFFQNSPDKPVMWLGVLAAYTGLDPNQPRGKYYSMGYYTEYPVSTGHVHVKAAQDPYAALDFETGFLNEPADLPVLRWSYKRTHELARRMKCYRGALPTQHPAFPKGSAAAADIGKQDGPVDISAPPVEYSEEDNKAIDEFHRQRVETTWHSLGTCAMKPREMKGVVDSNLNVYGVQNLKVADMSIAPLNVAANTYNSALIIGEKAAVIIARELGIKAV; encoded by the exons ATGACCCAAGTCAACTCAGAGCCATTCGATATCATTTTTGCGGGAG GAGGTACAACTGCATGTGTCACAGCAGGCCGCCTTGCAGCCGCGGACCCTTCACTTCGAATTCTC ATCTTGGAAGCTGGTCCACACGTCCGTGACAACCCAACTCACGTTCAACCAGGCCGTTTTTACAGCAATCTGGCCGCTCCTGGCAAAACTTTGACGTACCATGTCGCGAACGCAAGTCAGGCCTTGAACGGCCGTTCTCCTATTGTGCCGTGTGGGAGGTGTGTGGGAGGCGGTTCGAGTGTGAACT TTGTCATGTATACCCGAGCCCCTGCTTCAGACTACGATGATTGGGAGAAACTCGGCAACCCTGGCTGGGGTTCGAAGGATCTCGTCCCTCTCGCCAATAAA GTCGAGACCTTCCAAAGCGATGGGTTCACCAATCATGGCACTTCTGGTCCAATCAAGGTGTCAATGGGTGCGCTGACTACCCCGGGACCCGACTTCCTCGATGTTGCAGCAATGTATGATAAGGACAGATCTGCAGCTAAAGATGCGAACGATTTTGGCAAGTGTGACCAGTACGCG CCCTGGTACAA ATACATCGATGGTATCACAGGAAAACGTTCAGATGCCGCGCATCATTTCATCTACAATCAGGACCACAACAAGAATTTAGTGGTTCAAGAGCGATGTCGGATTACCCGTGTCATCTTCGA CGGAAACAAGGCCGTTGGAGTTGAATATGCAGATGATCGAGTTGGGCGCTCTCCTGATGGCGAAGCTCCAATTTTAAAGGCGACTGCGTCTCGCCTCGTTGTGGTCTCTGCAGGAGCATTTGGTTCACCCGCCATACTGGAAAG GTCAGGGATCGGGTCGAAGGATTTGTTGCAGAAACTTGGTATACCCCTGCTAGCTGAACTCCCCGGTGTCGGGGAGAACTATAACG ATCACAATCTCATCTTCACTGGATACTACACAGTTCCCGATGCCGACACCTTGGACGATATTTTCCACGGGAGTGAGAAAGAAGTTGAAC CCTATGTACAGCAATGGAAGGAGGAGGGGAAAGGTCTTATGGCTCATAACGGGATTGATGCTGGTATCAAGATTCGACCGACGGACAAGGATTTGAAGGAGCTTGGCCCTAGTTTCAAGCAAAGATGGGAAGACTTCTTTCAAAATTCCCCTGACAAGCCCGTTATGTGGCTCGGCGTTCTTGCAGC TTATACAGGCCTGGACCCTAATCAACCTAGGGGAAAGTACTATTCCATGGGGTACTATACG GAATACCCTGTTTCTACAGGACATGTCCACGTCAAGGCAGCACAAGATCCCTACGCGGCACTCGACTTCGAGACGGGTTTCCTGAACGA ACCCGCCGACCTCCCCGTGCTCAGATGGAGCTACAAACGTACACACGAACTGGCTCGCCGTATGAAGTGTTATCGTGGAGCGCTCCCCACCCAGCACCCAGCCTTCCCTAAGGGCAGCGCAGCAGCGGCAGACATTGGCAAACAGGATGGCCCAGTTGACATATCTGCCCCTCCCGTTGAGTATTCAGAGGAAGACAATAAAGCTATTGATGAGTTCCATCGCCAGAGAG TCGAAACCACATGGCACTCG CTTGGTACATGCGCCATGAAGCCAAGAGAGATGAAAGGCGTTGTGGACTCCAACTTGAACGTGTATGGTGTGCAGAACCTGAAAGTAGCAGACATGAGTATAG CACCTCTAAATGTCGCGGCGAATACGTACAACAGTGCCCTTATCATAGG TGAAAAGGCTGCGGTTATTATTGCTCGAGA
- a CDS encoding uncharacterized protein (CAZy:GT90) has protein sequence MPSLALLTSPRNSRFIKYILAPFFLWYISVQTFHFNLSLSVEPEPSPRLPNEDYYTGKNGLGKSQGEESGSKLHLYRQDGFLEVNHNGRHPILELMERAEKDWKAKLERASTSLEDAVKEYKRRYKRDPPKGFDQWWDYVEKHNIQLPDEYDEIYLDLQPFWGISPSDLLVIQKELEEKKDSYTIGKTESTNVTIVRTSFREELHQQLIKGTPNVVNLLRDIEEYLPPFRATFSPHDGPNRLSDFEVKDFALEAASMDTHLTRESFPEASSLGWLSACSPRSRARNLPVPFRQKQTDLLNLDSPAPPSESPVFPYHSSSTFQYPNFTPDIPRTKNFIFDHLKTMDPCSNPALFWTHGQFLGRDEGPAPQPYLVPEFAPCTTTIHHNIRVPSLYAWVNDLADTDNPDWELREDDRLLWRGSNTGIGHSKTTRWSSSHRNWMVMWGNGVNGTVDVMFSEVDDAPAGKPKTMRRARLNPSLIDMKFAGKLHCWDDDTCKLIERIYPVSKKMSEKEAGNYKYIMDVDGNGWSGRFKRLMTSKALILKATIYPEWYYSRIQAWFHYVPVQVDMSDLYDILVFFRGDPNGNGSHDELAKKIALQGREWSKTFWKREDLVAYFYRLILEYARVASPNREKMNYTPVAP, from the exons ATGCCTTCTCTCGCCCTACTGACGAGCCCACGAAACTCTCGCTTCATAAAATACATCCTCGCAcccttcttcctctggtACATATCGGTCCAAACTTTTCACTTCAACTTATCTCTGTCGGTCGAGCCAGAACCGTCCCCACGACTGCCAAATGAGGATTATTACACCGGGAAAAATGGACTTGGAAAGTCACAGGGAGAAGAAAGTGGGTCAAAGTTGCATCTTTACCGTCAAGATGGATTTCTTGAAGTCAATCACAATGGGCGCCATCCTATTCTGGAGCTCATGGAACGTGCCGAAAAGGATTGGAAAGCAAAGTTAGAACGTGCGAGTACGTCGTTGGAAGACGCTGTGAAGGAGTATAAGAGACGGTACAAGAGGGATCCTCCGAAAGGCTTTGATCAGTG GTGGGATTATGTCGAAAAACACAATATTCAGTTACCCGATGAGTACGACGAGATTTACCTTGACCTCCAGCCTTTTTGGGGTATCAGTCCCTCAGATCTTCTTGTAATACAAAAGGAACTCGAAGAAAAAAAGGACTCGTATACGATAGGAAAGACCGAGTCTACCAATGTCACGATAGTTCGCACTTCTTTCAGGGAAGAACTCCATCAGCAACTCATCAAAGGAACTCCAAATGTTGTAAATTTGCTCAGAGACATCGAAGAATATCTTCCGCCATTCCGCGCGACTTTTTCTCCCCATGATGGGCCGAACCGACTTTCGGACTTTGAAGTCAAGGACTTCGCTCTTGAAGCTGCAAGTATGGATACAC ATCTCACTCGCGAAAGTTTCCCGGAAGCTTCATCTCTCGGCTGGCTTTCCGCTTGTTCACCTAGGTCTCGTGCACGTAACCTACCCGTCCCATTCAGACAAAAACAAACCGACCTTCTCAACTTGGATTCTCCGGCACCACCCTCCGAATCTCCCGTCTTTCCCTACCACTCCTCTTCGACTTTCCAATACCCCAATTTTACTCCTGATATCCCAAGGACGAAAAATTTTATCTTCGACCACCTGAAAACCATGGATCCCTGTTCTAACCCGGCTTTGTTCTGGACGCATGGTCAGTTCTTAGGACGAGATGAAGGTCCTGCGCCGCAACCGTACTTGGTACCGGAATTCGCTCCATGCACGACAACTATCCATCATAACATTCGTGTGCCTTCCCTCTATGCATGGGTGAATGATCTTGCAGACACTGATAATCCGGATTGGGAGCTTCGCGAAGACGACCGGCTGTTGTGGAGAGGTAGTAATACAGGAATTGGTCATAGCAAAACAACCAGATGGAGTAGCAGTCATCGGAATTGGATGGTTATGTGGGGAAATGGGGTTAACGGGACAGTTGATGTGATGTTCAGTGAGGTAGATGATGCTCCTGCGGGGAAACCAAAAACGATGAGGAGAGCGAGGTTGAATCCCTCCTTGATCGACATGAAGTTTGCTGGTAAACTGCATTGCTGGGATGATGACACTTGTAAGCTCATTGAGCGTATATATCCGGTTTCGAAAAAGATGTCAGAGAAGGAGGCTGGGAATTACAAGTACATTATGGAT GTTGACGGCAATGGTTGGTCCGGACGTTTTAAACGTCTAATGACCTCCAAGGCCCTGATTCTCAAGGCAACTATATACCCTGAGTGGTACTATTCGCGTATCCAAGCTTGGTTCCATTACGTTCCAGTCCAAGTGGATATGTCCGATCTATACGATATTCTCGTTTTCTTTCGCGGTGATCCTAACGGCAACGGATCTCACGACGAGCTTGCGAAGAAGATTGCCttgcaaggaagagaatggaGTAAGACCTTTTGGAAGAGAGAAGATTTGGTCGCGTACTTTTATCG ATTAATTCTAGAATACGCTCGAGTGGCGAGCCCGAATagggagaagatgaattaCACACCTGTTGCTCCGTGA
- a CDS encoding uncharacterized protein (CAZy:GH10): MLDSWDVVNEPFNDDGTFRTDVFFTTTGTAYIDTALKAARAADPQAKLYINDFNIEGTGAKSTAMFNLVKNLKARGIPIDGIGVQAHLIVGQVPSTLQANLQQFTSLGVEVALTELDIRMTLPATSALLAQQEKDYQTVISACKAVSKCIGVTIWDYTDKYSWIPGTFNGQGAALPWDDNLAKKPAYDGIIAGFAS, translated from the exons ATGTTAGACTCGTGGGACGTTGTTAATG AGCCGTTCAACGATGACGGAACGTTCCGAACCGACGTTTTCTTTACAACGACCGGTACCGCTTACATCGACACAGCCCTCAAAGCAGCCCGAGCAGCCGATCCTCAGGCCAAACTCTAC ATTAACGACTTCAATATCGAAGGAACCGGTGCCAAATCCACAGCTATGTTCAACCTTGTCAAAAATCTTAAAGCTCGTGGAATTCCCATCGACGGTATTGGTGTACAAGCTCACCTTATCGTTGGCCAAGTTCCAAGCACTTTACAAGCCAACCTGCAGCAATTCACCAGCTTGGGAGTTGAAGTTGCGCTCACCGAGTTGGATATCAGAATGACTTTGCCTGCCACGAGCGCGTTGCTCGCCCAGCAAGAGAAGGATTATCAGACTGTTATCTCAGCGTGTAAGGCGGTGTCGAAGTGTATCGGGGTTACGATTTGGGATT ACACTGACAAG TATTCATGGATTCCGGGTACTTTCAATGGTCAAGGAGCCGCCTTACCTTGGGATGAC AACCTGGCCAAAAAGCCTGCTTATGACGGGATTATTGCCGGTTTTGCCTCTTGA